CAAACCTACAGCATCGTAGTTCTCAATGGGAATCGTTGAGGCAGAGCCTTTGCGACGAAAGAGCAGATCCACAGTCCCACTGGAAGGAGATTTTATAATTCGAAAGTCCATGTGTAAATGTCACTCCTGCCTAAAGTATTTCCTGTGTGCAGTTAAGAGCAATACCCAAGGGTGTCACAAACATAGGGTTTTGCGGTTTATAGGTAGGAAGGTTGGTTTGTTTGGCGATAATATCTTCGATTCCTTCTAGGCAACAGGTTCCACCGACCAGGTAAATTTCTTTGACAGGGTATTGACTAATGTGGCGGCTGATAATAGATGAGACTTTTTCGATGACAGGGCGTAATACAGGGAGCAATTCCCTATGGTTTTTGAAATCCCGTTTATATTGATCCGCATCATCAAAACTCATTTTATAGGCACCGGCAATGACAAGAGAAAAGTGAGTGCCACCTGTAGGTTCATCGTCGACATGAATCACTTTGCCGTCTTTCAGAATGGCAGTCCCCGTCGTGCCGCCGCCGATATCGACAATTGCACCGTCTTTAATCTTAAGTACGGCATTGGCTGCCGTCGGTTCATCCAACACATTAGTAACTTCGAAACCAGCTCCCTGTACTACATGTTTGATTGCGCCTGAGTCAAGTGTAACGGTTCCTGGAGGAAGCGCCGCTGCTGCATAGATCAGCTCTGCACCCAGTTTCTCTTCGAGTTCTTGTTTTAATTCTTTGACGATTCGAATGGCACCGATATAATCCACCACCATGCCATCTTTGACAACACTAGCAAATCGATAAGCGCCGGCAACAGGCTTATAATTCTCATCAAGAACTGCCAGGACAATATAGGCTGTTCCCAGGTCAACACCAGTGTAATAAACGGAGGATTTATTCAAGATGGGTGTTGTGATGACGTCCTCAAAATCACGAACAAGTTGGTCGCAGTATTCAAACGCTGAATTTACCATTTCCATTTTTGTCCTCCTGAAGACTTCCACATCATCATGCAGAGTATGTTAATGATCAGATTGACTGTATCAATCAGATCTTGCCGTGAGCAGAGTTGCTTCTCCTCGTTCCAATAGGTTTCCAAAAGGGCTGGTTCGACCTCTCGGAGGGAGGCTCGCAAGTAATTTAACAGAGCAATCGCTTTTCCGTTTTCTAATCCCACATGAAACTGAGCAATGTTAACGTATTTTTCCATATGATCGGATCGTAGTTTAATTTCTTCTTCTGACCATCCCCAAAATTGAAGGTTTTCCGGGGCTATCTGTTCGTATTCCGCATTTTGCACGTTCCGGAAGCATTTGCCCAGTGCCATGACTTCTTCTGACAGAACAGTGTCTCCAGCGTGTAAAACTTCTGCCGCAATAAGGAGAAATAAGGATTCGATGCTGTCCATTCTTCGACGCAATCCCAGGGTACACCAGTTTGCTCGTCCCTGTGTCTGCCTCGTCTCGTCTTTGTTAGATTTCTTGTCGTCCTTACACTGAGCCTGTACCAGCGTGACACGTCTGTCCGTAAGAAATTGACGGGCTCCCGGTGTAATCTTGGTATCTGGTTGTAGAACATAAGTAGCAAAGGGTCCTGTTTTATATAAATCTCGCAATTCCATTTCTGTGATGAATTTCATTGCCTCACCTACCCTTCCTCAAAATCTCCTTCTACCTAATTACCCATCGCTTATAGTTTGAGGCGATAAATACAGGAACATGTATCAACGTAAACACAAAGATTCTATCTATATAAAGAACATCAGTTTTTTTTAGATGTTTCTTGTTTCCCAAGTAAATATTGTTTCAAGGCTTCTACGCCCGTATTGTCTTTCAGAGAAATCCAGAAGTAAGGCTCTATAATCCCGATACGTTTTAACTGTTGAATACACGAATTGGCATTTTCGGGAGCCAAATCTATCTTGGTAATTACCCCTATGACGGGACAAGTAAACGATTTGGCAA
This sequence is a window from Desulfosporosinus sp. Sb-LF. Protein-coding genes within it:
- the eutJ gene encoding ethanolamine utilization protein EutJ — encoded protein: MEMVNSAFEYCDQLVRDFEDVITTPILNKSSVYYTGVDLGTAYIVLAVLDENYKPVAGAYRFASVVKDGMVVDYIGAIRIVKELKQELEEKLGAELIYAAAALPPGTVTLDSGAIKHVVQGAGFEVTNVLDEPTAANAVLKIKDGAIVDIGGGTTGTAILKDGKVIHVDDEPTGGTHFSLVIAGAYKMSFDDADQYKRDFKNHRELLPVLRPVIEKVSSIISRHISQYPVKEIYLVGGTCCLEGIEDIIAKQTNLPTYKPQNPMFVTPLGIALNCTQEIL
- a CDS encoding cobalamin adenosyltransferase; translated protein: MKFITEMELRDLYKTGPFATYVLQPDTKITPGARQFLTDRRVTLVQAQCKDDKKSNKDETRQTQGRANWCTLGLRRRMDSIESLFLLIAAEVLHAGDTVLSEEVMALGKCFRNVQNAEYEQIAPENLQFWGWSEEEIKLRSDHMEKYVNIAQFHVGLENGKAIALLNYLRASLREVEPALLETYWNEEKQLCSRQDLIDTVNLIINILCMMMWKSSGGQKWKW